One Pseudomonas muyukensis DNA segment encodes these proteins:
- a CDS encoding spermidine synthase, whose product MATEREERLLARVEDAFGVISVYEVEDYRFLEFGDAIEQSCTFTADPSWLEYDYTRAMLVGALCHAQPESALFLGLGAGTLTQACLKFLALEDVEAIELRPDVPRLAMEFMGLDDDPRLYVRVGDALELLPTAEKADLLFVDLYTDHGPGVGHLAWGFLERCQQQLNPGGWLVINQWAGDDGRPLGAALLRGLYHRHYWELPVKEGNVILLVPADLEQTLDIDAVRARAAALAPQLGYSLEYLIKAIRPAT is encoded by the coding sequence ATGGCGACGGAGCGGGAAGAGCGGCTGCTGGCACGGGTCGAGGATGCCTTTGGCGTCATCAGCGTGTACGAGGTGGAGGACTATCGCTTCCTCGAGTTCGGCGACGCCATCGAGCAGAGCTGCACCTTCACCGCCGACCCCAGCTGGCTGGAGTACGACTATACCCGCGCCATGCTGGTCGGCGCGCTGTGCCATGCGCAGCCGGAGAGCGCGTTGTTCCTGGGCCTTGGCGCCGGCACCCTGACCCAGGCGTGCCTGAAGTTCCTGGCGTTGGAGGACGTCGAGGCCATCGAGCTGCGCCCGGATGTGCCGCGCCTGGCCATGGAGTTCATGGGCCTGGACGACGACCCTCGGCTGTACGTGCGGGTGGGCGATGCCCTGGAACTGCTGCCCACGGCCGAGAAGGCCGATTTGCTGTTCGTCGACCTGTATACCGACCATGGCCCTGGGGTCGGGCACCTGGCCTGGGGGTTCCTGGAGCGCTGCCAGCAGCAGCTCAACCCCGGTGGCTGGCTGGTGATCAACCAGTGGGCCGGCGACGATGGCCGGCCGCTGGGGGCGGCGTTGCTGCGAGGCCTGTATCACCGGCATTACTGGGAGTTGCCGGTGAAGGAGGGCAATGTGATCCTGCTGGTGCCGGCGGACCTGGAGCAGACGCTGGATATCGATGCCGTGCGGGCGCGGGCCGCAGCGCTGGCGCCGCAGTTGGGGTATTCGCTGGAGTACCTGATCAAGGCCATCCGCCCGGCGACCTGA
- a CDS encoding DODA-type extradiol aromatic ring-opening family dioxygenase, whose product MLPSLFISHGSPMLALQPGASGPALAELARALSRPKAIVVVSAHWESRELLVMSNPQPQTWHDFHGFPPALYAVHYPAPGAPELARRVAERLGARLDALRPFDHGAWVPLSLMYPAADIPVVQVSLPSQAGPALQLEVGQALSALREDGILLVGSGSITHNLGELDWHAGPDAAEPWALAFRDWVVERLKAGDEQALLDYRRQAPFAARNHPSDEHLLPLYFAMGAGERFGIAHQGFTLGALGMDIYRFD is encoded by the coding sequence ATGCTGCCCAGCCTGTTCATTTCCCACGGCTCCCCCATGCTCGCCCTGCAACCTGGCGCCAGTGGCCCGGCCCTGGCCGAGCTGGCCCGCGCCCTGTCGCGCCCGAAAGCGATCGTGGTGGTGTCGGCGCACTGGGAGAGTCGCGAGCTACTGGTGATGAGCAATCCGCAGCCGCAGACCTGGCACGACTTCCATGGTTTTCCACCGGCCCTGTACGCCGTGCACTACCCGGCGCCCGGCGCGCCAGAACTGGCCCGGCGGGTCGCCGAACGCCTGGGCGCGCGGCTGGATGCGCTGCGGCCATTCGACCACGGCGCCTGGGTACCGCTATCGCTGATGTATCCAGCGGCCGATATCCCGGTCGTCCAGGTGTCGCTGCCCAGCCAGGCGGGCCCTGCCCTGCAATTGGAGGTTGGCCAGGCGCTGTCGGCGCTGCGCGAGGACGGCATCCTGCTGGTCGGCTCGGGCAGCATCACCCACAACCTGGGCGAGCTGGACTGGCATGCCGGGCCGGATGCGGCCGAACCCTGGGCGCTGGCGTTTCGCGACTGGGTGGTGGAGCGGCTAAAGGCGGGGGACGAGCAAGCGCTGCTGGACTATCGCCGGCAGGCACCGTTCGCCGCGCGCAACCACCCCAGTGACGAGCACCTGTTGCCGCTGTACTTCGCCATGGGGGCGGGTGAGCGGTTTGGGATCGCGCACCAGGGGTTTACCCTGGGGGCGCTGGGGATGGATATCTATCGGTTCGACTGA
- a CDS encoding thiopurine S-methyltransferase has product MEPAFWHKRWADNQIGFHQPQVNPYLQAHWPALGLAPGARVLVPLCGKSLDMLWLAAQGYRVLGVELSRRAVADFFNEHGLQVQLAQHGAFEIWRSDELEICCGDVFALGAEDLADCAGVYDRAALIALPAGMRERYMTLLGEKLPMACRGLLVTLDYDQALIDGPPFSVADAEVRAGFAGWQVDEVEGREILDQSPKFLQAGVESLVERVYRLRR; this is encoded by the coding sequence ATGGAGCCAGCGTTCTGGCACAAACGGTGGGCGGACAACCAGATCGGCTTTCACCAACCTCAGGTGAACCCATATCTGCAGGCGCATTGGCCGGCATTGGGGCTCGCCCCCGGCGCGCGGGTACTGGTGCCTTTGTGCGGCAAGAGCCTGGACATGCTCTGGTTGGCCGCGCAGGGGTATCGGGTGTTGGGGGTGGAGCTGTCGCGGCGCGCGGTAGCGGATTTCTTCAACGAGCATGGCTTGCAGGTGCAACTGGCGCAGCACGGGGCGTTCGAGATCTGGCGCAGCGATGAGCTGGAGATCTGCTGCGGGGATGTATTCGCCTTGGGTGCCGAGGACCTTGCCGATTGCGCCGGGGTCTACGACCGCGCGGCCTTGATTGCGCTGCCGGCTGGGATGCGCGAGCGGTACATGACGTTGCTGGGCGAGAAATTGCCGATGGCCTGTCGCGGGCTGCTGGTGACTCTGGATTACGACCAGGCATTGATCGACGGGCCGCCGTTTTCGGTGGCGGATGCCGAAGTGCGAGCAGGCTTTGCCGGATGGCAGGTCGACGAGGTCGAAGGGCGGGAAATTCTCGATCAGAGCCCGAAGTTTCTGCAAGCAGGCGTTGAAAGCCTGGTTGAGCGCGTCTATCGGCTACGGCGCTGA
- the htpX gene encoding protease HtpX: MMRILLFVATNLAVVLVASITLSLFGFNGFMAANGVDLNLSQLLVFCAVFGFAGSLVSLFISKWMAKMTTGTQIISQPRTRHEQWLLQTVEELSREAGIKMPEVGIFPAYEANAFATGWNRNDALVAVSQGLLERFSPDEVRAVLAHEIGHVANGDMVTMALVQGVVNTFVMFFARIIGNFVDRVIFKNEEGHGIAYFVATIVAELVLGILASIIVMWYSRRREFRADEAGAHLAGTNAMIGALQRLRSEQGLPVHMPDTMKAFGINGGLKHGLAGLLMSHPPLEDRIDALRRRG, translated from the coding sequence ATGATGCGCATTCTGTTGTTTGTAGCCACCAACCTCGCGGTGGTGCTGGTTGCAAGCATTACCCTGAGCCTGTTCGGCTTCAACGGGTTCATGGCAGCCAACGGGGTTGACCTCAACCTCAGCCAGCTGCTGGTCTTCTGCGCCGTGTTCGGTTTTGCGGGTTCGCTGGTCTCGCTGTTCATCTCCAAGTGGATGGCGAAGATGACCACTGGCACCCAGATCATCAGCCAGCCCCGCACCCGTCACGAGCAGTGGCTGCTGCAGACCGTCGAGGAGCTGTCCCGCGAAGCCGGCATCAAGATGCCCGAGGTGGGTATCTTCCCGGCCTACGAGGCCAACGCCTTCGCCACCGGCTGGAACCGCAACGACGCCCTGGTGGCCGTGTCCCAGGGCCTGCTCGAGCGCTTCTCGCCCGACGAGGTGCGCGCGGTGCTGGCCCACGAGATCGGCCACGTGGCCAACGGCGACATGGTCACCATGGCCCTGGTGCAAGGCGTGGTGAACACCTTCGTGATGTTCTTCGCCCGCATCATCGGCAACTTCGTCGACCGGGTGATCTTCAAGAACGAAGAAGGCCACGGCATCGCCTATTTCGTCGCGACCATCGTCGCCGAGCTGGTCCTGGGCATCCTCGCCAGCATCATCGTCATGTGGTACTCGCGCCGCCGCGAGTTCCGCGCCGACGAAGCCGGCGCCCACCTGGCCGGCACCAACGCGATGATCGGCGCCCTGCAGCGCCTGCGCTCGGAGCAAGGCCTGCCGGTGCACATGCCCGACACCATGAAGGCCTTCGGTATCAATGGCGGCCTCAAGCACGGCCTGGCCGGCCTGCTGATGAGCCACCCGCCGCTGGAAGACCGCATCGACGCGCTGCGTCGCCGCGGCTGA
- a CDS encoding pyridoxal phosphate-dependent aminotransferase, whose product MQFSKSNKLANVCYDIRGPVLKHAKRLEEEGHRILKLNIGNPAPFGFEAPDEILQDVIRNLPTAQGYSDSKGLFSARKAVMQYCQQKEIEGVTIEDIYLGNGVSELIVMSMQALLNNGDEVLIPAPDYPLWTAAVSLAGGKPVHYLCDEQADWFPDLDDIKAKITPNTKALVIINPNNPTGAVYSRELLQGMLELARQHNLVVFSDEIYDKILYDEAVHISTASLAPDLLCLTFNGLSKSYRVAGFRSGWLIISGPKHHAQSYIEGIDMLANMRLCANVPAQHAIQTALGGYQSINDLVLPPGRLLEQRNRTYELLNDIPGVSCVKPMGALYAFPRIDPKVCPILNDEKFALDLLLSEKLLIVQGTAFNWPWPDHFRVVTLPRVDDLEQAIGRIGNFLRTYSQ is encoded by the coding sequence ATGCAGTTCAGCAAATCGAACAAGCTCGCCAATGTCTGCTATGACATTCGCGGCCCCGTGCTCAAGCACGCCAAACGCCTGGAGGAGGAAGGCCACCGCATCCTCAAGCTGAATATCGGCAACCCGGCGCCGTTTGGTTTCGAGGCGCCGGACGAGATCCTCCAGGACGTCATCCGCAACCTGCCGACCGCCCAGGGCTACAGCGACTCCAAGGGCCTGTTCAGCGCGCGCAAGGCAGTGATGCAGTACTGCCAGCAAAAGGAAATCGAAGGCGTCACCATCGAGGACATCTACCTGGGCAACGGCGTGTCCGAGCTGATCGTGATGTCGATGCAGGCGTTGCTAAACAACGGCGACGAAGTGCTGATCCCGGCGCCCGACTACCCGCTGTGGACGGCCGCGGTGAGCCTGGCCGGCGGCAAGCCGGTGCACTATCTGTGCGACGAGCAGGCCGACTGGTTCCCCGACCTTGACGACATCAAGGCCAAGATCACCCCGAACACCAAGGCCCTGGTGATCATCAACCCGAACAACCCGACCGGCGCGGTGTACTCCCGCGAGCTGCTGCAAGGCATGCTGGAACTGGCGCGCCAGCACAACCTGGTGGTGTTCTCCGACGAGATCTACGACAAGATCCTCTACGACGAGGCCGTGCACATCAGCACCGCGTCGCTGGCTCCGGACCTGCTGTGCCTGACCTTCAACGGCCTGTCCAAGTCGTACCGGGTGGCCGGCTTCCGCTCCGGCTGGCTGATCATCTCCGGGCCCAAGCACCACGCCCAGAGCTACATCGAAGGCATCGACATGCTGGCCAACATGCGCCTGTGCGCCAACGTGCCGGCCCAGCACGCGATCCAGACCGCGCTGGGCGGCTACCAGAGCATCAACGACCTGGTGCTGCCGCCGGGCCGCCTGCTGGAGCAGCGCAACCGCACCTACGAGCTGCTCAACGACATCCCCGGGGTCAGCTGCGTGAAGCCGATGGGCGCGCTGTATGCCTTCCCGCGCATCGACCCGAAGGTCTGCCCGATCCTCAACGACGAGAAGTTCGCCCTCGACCTGCTGCTGTCGGAGAAACTGCTGATCGTCCAGGGCACGGCGTTCAACTGGCCATGGCCGGACCACTTCCGCGTGGTCACCCTGCCGCGGGTGGATGACCTGGAACAGGCCATTGGCCGGATCGGCAACTTCCTGCGCACCTATTCGCAGTAA
- the msrB gene encoding peptide-methionine (R)-S-oxide reductase MsrB, producing MQKFEKTLDEWRAMLDPAQYQVCRLKGTERPFSGKYNSERRDGIYHCICCNLALFDAKAKFDSGCGWPSFYEPIEAAAMIEIRDTSHGMIRTEVTCAQCDAHLGHVFPDGPPPTGLRYCINSVCLDLKPRD from the coding sequence ATGCAAAAGTTCGAGAAAACCCTGGACGAATGGCGCGCCATGCTCGACCCGGCCCAGTACCAGGTGTGCCGGCTCAAGGGCACCGAGCGGCCGTTCAGCGGCAAGTACAACAGCGAGCGCCGCGACGGCATCTACCATTGCATCTGCTGCAACCTGGCGCTGTTCGACGCCAAGGCCAAGTTCGATTCCGGCTGCGGCTGGCCGAGTTTCTACGAGCCCATCGAGGCCGCCGCGATGATCGAGATCCGCGACACCTCCCACGGCATGATCCGCACTGAAGTCACCTGCGCCCAGTGCGACGCCCACCTCGGCCATGTGTTCCCCGACGGCCCGCCGCCGACCGGGCTGCGCTACTGCATCAACTCGGTGTGCCTGGATCTCAAACCCCGCGACTGA
- a CDS encoding glutathione peroxidase translates to MADALLDIPCVTLGGEHKKLGDFPGKALLVVNTASQCGFTPQYKGLERLWQAYREQGLVVLGFPCNQFGKQEPGDAREIAQFCEANFGVSFPLFRKVEVNGPGAHPLFAELKRRAPGLLGTQKIKWNFTKFLVDPASGQVTRFAPTTKPEALKSAIEPLLSR, encoded by the coding sequence ATGGCCGATGCACTGCTGGACATCCCCTGTGTCACCCTGGGCGGCGAGCACAAGAAGCTCGGCGATTTCCCCGGCAAGGCGCTGCTGGTGGTCAACACCGCCAGCCAGTGCGGCTTCACTCCCCAGTACAAGGGCCTGGAGCGCCTGTGGCAGGCCTACCGCGAGCAGGGCCTGGTGGTGCTGGGCTTCCCCTGCAACCAGTTCGGCAAGCAGGAGCCGGGCGATGCCCGCGAGATTGCGCAGTTCTGCGAGGCCAATTTCGGCGTGAGCTTCCCGCTGTTTCGCAAGGTCGAGGTCAATGGCCCCGGCGCTCATCCGCTGTTCGCCGAGCTCAAGCGTCGGGCCCCGGGGCTGCTGGGCACGCAGAAGATCAAGTGGAACTTCACCAAGTTCCTGGTCGACCCGGCCAGCGGCCAGGTCACTCGCTTCGCCCCGACCACCAAGCCAGAAGCGCTGAAGTCGGCGATCGAGCCTCTGCTCAGCCGCTGA
- a CDS encoding response regulator, whose amino-acid sequence MLAQRTEQVTGLGPMDIKFTNRLSYKQARLTVLVGFILGTLLSLIQIGIDYASEDASINREIQALMKISHDTASRIAYNIDTELAQELTGGLLQSPAVIRAQLIDNNDTVLADVQRPRLESRYRPLSDFLFGEQRQFRDRLFLAHMPKEYLGTLYLDVDTYAFGGRFLDRAGVTLVNGFARSLVLTGILLGLFYLMLTKPLVTVIGALSGNDARTPRHTRVDCPKGHENDEIGVLVRVANQQFVSMATEIQQRRSAENRLTQYLNELEDIVSARTDELKASNSRLSLSNQELDEARQRALDMAQARAAFLANMSHEIRTPLNGMLGMIALALDSGLAAEQRQQLSIAHDSGKVLVELLNDILDLSKFDAGQLELERIAFDLGAMVEDTANLLSQNAAPSVELTCLIAPDFPSTVLGDPTRVRQIVSNLLSNALKFTRFGRVDLRLSCIVGGVRLQVCDTGIGIPEEAQARIFQPFTQAGAGITRQYGGTGLGLALTRNLCKAMQGHLTIHSETGFGSRFSADLPLPAHTEAIPPAPLTGRVVALGNAGSGLAELLGQLLPRWGLDYARHDKAAELAGSTVDLLITDDLDHVLDLRPTIQAPILLVTAYGNFLPSEQATQLAPLHQLARPLARNALYQTLRRTLLGEPSAPLPHEVPATLERRARVLLVEDNPVNQLVAKGMLGKLGCQVQVAAHGGEALERLEEEDFDLVLMDCNMPVMDGYEASRRIRQGGRWPELPIVALTANAMPEERERCRAAGMNDYLAKPFRREELLALIDHWVPLSG is encoded by the coding sequence ATGCTTGCGCAGCGCACGGAGCAAGTAACCGGCTTGGGACCCATGGATATCAAGTTCACCAATCGCCTGTCATACAAGCAAGCCCGGTTGACAGTCCTGGTCGGCTTCATCCTGGGAACATTGCTCAGTCTCATCCAGATCGGCATCGATTATGCCAGCGAAGACGCGTCCATCAACCGTGAAATTCAGGCGTTGATGAAGATCAGCCACGACACGGCCTCGCGCATCGCCTACAACATCGACACCGAGCTCGCCCAGGAGCTCACCGGCGGCCTGCTGCAATCGCCGGCGGTGATCCGCGCGCAACTGATCGACAACAACGACACGGTGCTGGCCGATGTCCAGCGGCCACGCCTGGAAAGCCGCTACCGGCCGCTGTCGGACTTCCTGTTCGGCGAGCAGCGCCAGTTCCGCGACCGCCTGTTCCTCGCCCACATGCCCAAGGAATACCTCGGCACCCTGTACCTGGACGTCGACACCTATGCCTTCGGCGGGCGCTTTCTCGACCGCGCCGGGGTCACCCTGGTCAACGGTTTTGCCCGCAGCCTGGTGCTCACCGGCATCCTCCTGGGGCTGTTCTACCTGATGCTGACCAAACCCCTGGTCACGGTGATTGGCGCGCTCAGCGGCAACGACGCGCGCACCCCGCGGCACACCCGCGTCGACTGCCCCAAGGGCCACGAGAACGACGAGATCGGCGTGCTGGTGCGGGTCGCCAACCAACAGTTCGTCAGCATGGCCACCGAGATCCAGCAACGGCGCAGCGCCGAGAACCGCCTGACCCAGTACCTCAACGAGCTGGAAGACATCGTCTCGGCGCGCACCGACGAACTCAAGGCCAGCAACAGCCGCCTGAGCCTGTCCAACCAGGAACTGGACGAGGCCCGCCAGCGCGCCCTGGACATGGCCCAGGCCCGCGCGGCATTCCTGGCCAACATGAGCCACGAGATCCGCACCCCGCTCAACGGCATGCTCGGCATGATCGCCCTGGCCCTGGACAGCGGCCTGGCCGCCGAACAGCGCCAGCAGCTGTCGATCGCCCACGACTCGGGCAAGGTGCTGGTGGAGTTGCTCAACGATATCCTCGACCTGTCCAAGTTCGACGCCGGGCAACTGGAGCTCGAGCGCATTGCCTTCGACCTCGGGGCGATGGTCGAGGACACCGCCAACCTGCTGTCGCAAAATGCCGCGCCCAGCGTCGAGCTGACCTGCCTGATCGCCCCGGACTTCCCCAGCACGGTGCTCGGCGACCCGACGCGGGTCCGCCAGATCGTCAGCAACCTGCTGTCCAACGCCCTCAAGTTCACCCGCTTCGGCCGCGTCGACCTGCGCCTGTCGTGCATTGTCGGCGGCGTGCGCCTGCAGGTCTGCGACACGGGCATCGGCATCCCCGAAGAGGCCCAGGCGCGCATCTTCCAGCCCTTCACCCAGGCCGGCGCCGGCATCACCCGCCAATACGGCGGCACCGGCCTGGGCCTGGCCCTGACGCGCAACCTGTGCAAGGCCATGCAGGGCCACCTGACCATCCATTCCGAAACCGGTTTTGGCAGCCGCTTCAGCGCCGACCTGCCCCTGCCCGCCCACACCGAGGCCATCCCGCCAGCGCCGCTGACCGGGCGCGTGGTGGCCCTGGGCAACGCCGGCAGCGGCCTGGCCGAACTGCTCGGGCAATTGCTGCCGCGCTGGGGACTGGACTACGCCCGGCATGACAAGGCCGCCGAACTGGCCGGCAGCACGGTCGACCTGCTGATCACCGACGACCTCGACCATGTGCTCGACCTGCGTCCGACCATCCAAGCGCCAATCCTGCTGGTGACCGCCTACGGCAACTTCCTGCCCAGCGAGCAGGCCACGCAACTGGCGCCGCTGCACCAGCTGGCCCGGCCCCTGGCGCGCAACGCCCTGTACCAGACGCTGCGCCGCACCCTGCTGGGCGAGCCCAGCGCGCCCCTGCCCCACGAGGTGCCGGCGACCCTGGAGCGCCGCGCGCGGGTGCTGCTGGTGGAAGACAACCCGGTGAACCAGCTGGTGGCCAAGGGCATGCTCGGCAAGCTCGGCTGCCAGGTGCAGGTCGCCGCCCATGGCGGCGAGGCCCTGGAGCGCCTGGAAGAGGAGGATTTCGACCTGGTGCTGATGGACTGCAACATGCCGGTGATGGACGGCTACGAGGCCAGCCGGCGCATCCGCCAGGGCGGGCGCTGGCCAGAGCTGCCGATCGTCGCGTTGACCGCCAATGCCATGCCCGAGGAGCGCGAACGCTGCCGCGCCGCGGGCATGAACGACTACCTGGCCAAGCCGTTTCGCCGCGAGGAGCTACTGGCGCTGATCGACCACTGGGTGCCGCTCAGCGGCTGA
- a CDS encoding ATP-binding protein codes for MDARLIAFLDRAESVLARLEPLLPAQRPNIDWGHTLAARWQRDGRSGYLMPLEVSLDIRLSDLIGVDQQRDQLGRNTHQFINGLPANHALLWGSRGTGKSSLVRALLAEHAGQGLRLIEIERDHLADLPRVVEQLQKLEQRFILFCDDLSFEAGEGDYRVLKSVLDGSLEQAPDNVLLYATSNRRHLVPEKQSDNENWKMVDGELHPNEAVEDKIALSDRFGLWLSFYPFSQEHFLNVVEHWIGQLARPAGLRWQRDEALDILAVRWATGRGNRNGRCAYQFARYWVGLQLLEQK; via the coding sequence ATGGACGCCCGACTTATCGCTTTTCTCGACCGCGCCGAATCCGTGCTTGCGCGTCTCGAACCCCTGTTGCCCGCGCAACGCCCGAACATCGACTGGGGCCATACCCTGGCCGCCCGCTGGCAGCGCGATGGCCGCAGTGGCTACCTGATGCCGCTGGAGGTCAGCCTGGATATTCGCCTGTCCGACCTGATCGGCGTCGACCAGCAGCGCGACCAACTGGGCCGCAACACCCACCAGTTCATCAATGGCCTGCCGGCCAACCACGCCTTGCTGTGGGGCTCGCGTGGCACCGGCAAGTCGTCGCTGGTGCGCGCGCTGCTGGCCGAACACGCAGGCCAGGGCCTGCGCCTGATCGAGATCGAGCGCGACCACCTGGCCGACCTGCCGCGGGTGGTCGAGCAGCTGCAAAAGCTCGAGCAGCGTTTCATCCTGTTTTGCGACGACTTGTCGTTCGAGGCCGGGGAGGGCGACTACCGGGTGCTCAAGAGCGTGCTCGACGGCTCGCTGGAGCAGGCCCCGGACAACGTGCTGCTGTATGCCACCTCCAACCGTCGCCACCTGGTGCCGGAGAAACAGAGCGACAACGAAAACTGGAAGATGGTCGACGGCGAGCTGCACCCCAACGAGGCGGTGGAGGACAAGATCGCCCTGTCCGACCGCTTCGGCCTGTGGCTGTCGTTCTATCCGTTCTCCCAGGAGCACTTCCTCAACGTGGTCGAGCACTGGATCGGCCAACTGGCGCGCCCGGCCGGGCTGCGCTGGCAGCGTGACGAGGCGCTGGACATCCTCGCCGTGCGCTGGGCGACCGGCCGCGGTAACCGTAATGGCCGTTGTGCCTATCAGTTCGCCCGCTATTGGGTCGGGCTGCAATTGCTGGAGCAGAAATAA
- a CDS encoding GAF domain-containing protein, with amino-acid sequence MIDLNASGQGLDGYDLLAAQVRALFADERDFIANAAQFSALLFSQVEDLNWAGFYLNRNEELVLGPFQGQVACVRIPFGRGVCGAAAATRQTQRVEDVHAFPGHIACDSASNSELVIPLVKAGRLIGVLDLDSPKLARFSEVDQAGLERLVEVFLALSDC; translated from the coding sequence ATGATCGACCTCAATGCCAGTGGCCAGGGCCTCGATGGCTACGACCTGCTGGCTGCGCAAGTGCGGGCGCTGTTTGCCGACGAGCGCGACTTCATCGCCAATGCCGCGCAGTTCTCGGCGTTGCTGTTCAGCCAGGTCGAGGACCTGAACTGGGCGGGGTTCTACCTCAATCGCAACGAGGAGCTGGTGCTCGGCCCGTTCCAGGGCCAGGTGGCATGTGTGCGCATTCCGTTCGGCCGGGGCGTGTGCGGTGCCGCGGCGGCCACCCGGCAAACCCAGCGGGTCGAGGATGTGCATGCCTTCCCCGGGCACATCGCTTGCGACAGCGCGTCCAACAGCGAACTGGTGATCCCGCTGGTGAAGGCCGGCAGGCTGATTGGCGTGCTTGATCTGGACAGCCCGAAACTGGCGCGTTTCAGCGAGGTCGACCAGGCCGGGCTGGAGCGGTTGGTCGAGGTGTTCCTCGCGTTGAGCGACTGCTGA